A region of [Bacteroides] pectinophilus DNA encodes the following proteins:
- a CDS encoding radical SAM protein, producing MVNVVFVSLYLRTDEYPQKYTLSSMRLASYIMSREDVNVRIIPSKYDMTDCEIEELAETLDGMNINILGLSAYVWTWDVIKKINSAITHRNDLCVMVGGPELKSRLLDDWEGKPIFVYGDAELFLDELCTLMSEKRDVRDIHTRDIISDAVKKNGVYYTPLDRKIAWRNALYSEEFFKKLKLNEFSNEFVWIDMSRGCTYQCGYCGFRNRKGVAILQKDAIHEEIINLGKIDAKRVFIVDANLGGIPAIGKFIFSEFAKYAPNVKIIGYLRPEFLDDEYLAILEKSNIEELRFGIQTINENVPRWIRNNDITAVKTMLPKLKDVGVFWRAELMVGLPGDDFKALKESFRFVIDEIQPSLLFAYRLTVLHGTEVEQLCNSNVSEWVKADESSGGKVLASFSYSEKELMEMLDFSNKITNLYNKAKVIKPTYEELLDCMKNKVNNES from the coding sequence TTGGTTAATGTCGTTTTTGTAAGTTTATATTTGAGGACAGATGAGTATCCGCAGAAATATACATTGTCATCTATGAGATTGGCTTCATATATTATGTCAAGGGAAGATGTTAACGTTAGGATAATTCCTTCAAAGTATGATATGACAGATTGTGAAATAGAAGAGTTGGCTGAGACCTTAGATGGTATGAATATTAATATTCTTGGGCTTTCGGCATATGTCTGGACGTGGGATGTGATAAAAAAAATTAATTCTGCAATAACGCACAGAAATGATTTGTGTGTTATGGTTGGCGGTCCGGAATTAAAAAGTAGGTTATTGGATGATTGGGAAGGAAAACCTATATTTGTATATGGTGACGCAGAGCTTTTCCTTGATGAATTGTGTACACTAATGAGTGAAAAAAGAGATGTTCGAGATATTCACACTCGAGATATAATTTCTGATGCAGTAAAAAAGAATGGGGTATATTACACACCTTTGGATAGAAAGATTGCATGGAGAAATGCGTTGTATTCAGAAGAATTTTTTAAAAAGCTTAAATTGAATGAATTTTCAAATGAGTTTGTATGGATAGATATGTCGAGAGGTTGCACATATCAGTGCGGATATTGCGGATTTAGAAATCGTAAAGGCGTTGCCATCTTACAAAAAGACGCAATACATGAAGAAATTATTAATTTAGGCAAGATAGATGCTAAAAGAGTGTTTATTGTTGATGCTAATTTAGGAGGGATTCCTGCAATTGGTAAGTTTATCTTTAGTGAATTTGCAAAATATGCACCGAATGTCAAAATAATAGGATATTTAAGACCAGAGTTTTTGGATGATGAATATCTGGCGATTCTTGAAAAAAGTAACATAGAGGAATTAAGATTCGGAATACAGACAATTAATGAAAATGTACCAAGATGGATAAGGAATAATGATATAACAGCGGTGAAGACAATGCTTCCCAAATTGAAAGATGTAGGTGTGTTTTGGAGAGCTGAATTAATGGTAGGACTTCCAGGAGATGACTTTAAGGCATTAAAAGAATCGTTTAGATTTGTTATAGATGAGATACAGCCGAGTTTGCTGTTTGCATATCGTTTAACTGTATTACATGGTACAGAAGTTGAACAGTTATGCAATTCGAATGTGAGTGAATGGGTAAAAGCGGATGAAAGTTCAGGTGGGAAAGTATTGGCATCATTTAGTTATTCAGAAAAGGAGTTGATGGAAATGTTGGATTTTTCTAATAAAATTACCAATTTATACAATAAGGCGAAAGTTATTAAACCTACATATGAGGAATTGCTTGATTGTATGAAAAATAAAGTAAATAATGAAAGTTAG